In the genome of Arthrobacter sp. PAMC25284, the window GGACGGTACTTCAACTCACCGAGCCGCTGACAGACGCCCAGCTCACAGCCCTCGCCACCGTCCTGGCCCCGCTCCGCCGGCAAGGGGTCCGTCTCGCGGTGGACCACGTGGGTTCCTACGCCGACTCGATCCGCCACATCCGGGAACTGGAACCCGACATCATCAAGATTGACCGGAACCTGATCGCCGGAATCGACACGGACTACCTCCGCCATGCCTTCGGCGACGCCATGGCCGGGTTCGCCGGAAAACTCGGGGCCACGCTCGTCGTAGAAGGCATCGAAACCGCTGCAGAACTCACGACCGTCCGCTCCCTCGGCATGACCGCGGGACAGGGCTACTTCCTCGGCCGGCCCACCACCAGCCCCGAGGACTGGGCCCACTGGCACCATCTTCCAGAAGAATCGTAATTCCGGGCAGATCCCGGCGGGCTCCCGCACCCCTGACACCCGGACACCACGGGCCGCCAACCCGAACCCAAGGCAGGCATCAAGGCAAAGGAACGGCGCACACCACACTCACGACCCGGTGCCGGTTACCCGGGATCCGCGCGCCGTCCTACGGCACCCTTGCAGCCCAGGGCGCCCGCGGCCCAAACCAGCACCCGGGCCGCGGCCGCCAGGGCCAATAGGGCCGTCAGGGCCAGGAGCTGGCCGGCAACCATCACGGCCGCCACACCGTGGGTGCCGTGCTGGGCGGTCGCTGATCCGGCGCCGGAGAGGTGAGTGATGTGTTCATGTGGTCCCCCAACCATGATGATTTCCTTTATCGGGCCGATCCCGGCGGTTCCGCCACATCCAGGCCCGCGCCTCAGCATCCGAAGGGCGCCGGCTCAATCGGGCGCCTTAAACGGACGGCCAGGTCACGTCGTGCACTGGGTCCGGATCAGGCAGCCCCGGCCCCGGAGTCACATGCCAGGAGCCGGCATCAAGCCGGGGCGGGGCAGGCATGGATGGTGGAGCGGCCCGCCCCCAACGGTTGGTACGGGCCGCTCTGGCCCGTACGCTAATAGGTTTTTGTCCGTCAGACAACGGGTGTTGACTTTCACGTCCCCGCGGCCTAAATTATTTCAGTCCCGCCGCATCCCCCAATAGCGGCGGGACAACTACGTTTACGCCCCCGCCCCCATGAACTCCTACCGGGGCGCGGGTCGGGGTGCTGTCCGAACCCCGTTTCGGGTCTGCCGCCGCGCCCGGTGGCACGCAAGGCAAGGCCACAGGGAGTCAGGTGTACTACGTGATCATGGCCGCGGGCTGTCTGCGCGGCCCGGCAAATGCATTCGACGGCCTGGCTTGATTCGGGACCATGGTCCACATATCCGAGACGCCAGCGCTGGCAGCGGTGCCTTTCAGGTCGCGGCGAATGTGGTGCTGACTACGTGGGATAGCGCCGGCGGACCAGATGTTCACGGACAACACCCGAGCCACATCATCCCGCCTCCTGTGATTGTTAAATCGGGATGGCGGTTGGCCCTCCCGTTCACCCAAGGTCCGACGGGACTGACTCGGGGCAGCGTGGGGTTTATCCCGCACCAGGCTCGTCCATCGCGCCGCGTCCCGTGATGGAGTCGGGGCAGTTCCTATCGAATCCTGCAGGGTTTCAGAACTTCTTGCGGATGAGTGATGACCTCTTTCCGGCTAAAACCGCACCAAGGTCGGGTTATGGAAACACCCGCAAATCTGGAACGCAGGTGGAGCCTCTGATCGTGTGTGGGAGGTGCCCGCCTTCCTGATGTAGTCTTCGACGGAGTTTTCAGGAATGCGGTAGGAGTTACCGAAGCGCACAGAGGCCAAGGGTGTCGGCGCGGGCCAGCCGATATACGGTCATCCTGGACACGCGCAGTATCTTGGCTGCCTCGGCGATGGTCAGGTACTGGTTGGGCACGTTGCAAGGGACATCGCACTCCGACTCTCGCGGGTTCGGATCAGGTCGCTGGGTTGGCTTGGTGCGGACTGGCTGCTAGTCCGGCCGCCGTAGTTGCCGGTAGTCGTAGAAGAAGATTTGGTCTACGGTCTGCAGCCCTACGAACGTGCCGTTTTTGACGGCCACGCGGCCTTCGTTGCGGCCGTTGAAAGGATCATCACCGATGACGACCTCGCCGAGCTTGTAGGGAACAGGCACCCTGCGTGCACGGGCCAGAGTTTGGTGGACGAACCCGGACAGTCGCCGGACCCGGGCGCTGAATGCCGGTGCTCCGGCATGAATTTCCCCCATTGGAATTCTCCTTCTGACGTGGGTGCGGCCCCGGTAGCCACGGAGATCGGTTCCCCGCACAGGGGCAGCACCACATAAGGCAGGGTAACCGCAAGTCACACACGTAACCATAGGTAATACTCGCCTCAGTGGTCACTCTTCGGTAAAGGCCGGCGGTGCCACCCTCGAAACAACAACACGTTGAATGGGAGGATTTCCGGTGCCAGAGTGTTGAGTCTTTCGGATCGTGCGGACATCGCGATGGGGCATCAGGCCGGTACAACGGGCCGGCCGATCGGTGTCAATATCGGCCGGGGCCCCGCCATCGCGTGGCGTAACGCCGGCATTCCACCAAGACCCGTGGCTACCATCGTGTTGTCACTGCGGACGTGTCGCCGGACCAAAAACGCCGGCGTCCAGCCCCGGAGGCGGGAGGCGGGAGGCTGTCCTCCTGGCACGGGTGAAGGCTGATTTGTTCAGGTCCAGGACGCCGCGGCGGACCGCGGGTGTTTGCGTTTGGAAGCGGCCGGACCCAGCGTGGAGACCATGGCGGAATCCCCCTGCCTCGGACCGCCACACCGGTGGGCTGCTATCCCTTATTGTTTTGCCATGTCCAGCAATCCGATCCTGACATAGGGTGATACGCACCACGCAATACCGGCGTGGGCCTTCGGCCGGGGTCGCGAACCTGGATCCTTACCCTGGCTTGCGAACAGATGCGGTACCGGGGCCGATGAGAGCGAGAGGCACGACGATGATCCTTGCCGGCACCGGCCGCAGGCGGGCCACCGACCGTCATGTCACTCCTGCCCCGCGGCTACAGCACGCGGAGCGGCCGAGGGCGCAAAATCAGCATGTCCAACAAAAGGAGACTCTCATGTTGCTTTGGATAGCCGTCATTATTGCTGTTCTCTGGCTTCTGGGCCTGCTCGGGAACATCGGCGGCGGCCTGATACACCTGCTTTTGGTTATTGCCGTGGTCGTCCTGATCTTCCACTTCATCCGCGGCCGATCCCGCACCTAAACACGACACGATGTTCCGCCGCCGCGGACGCCGAGGCGCGGGCAGCCGCCAAGTTATCGGACAGTGGGCCATCTCAAAAATGGGGGTCTGCTGAAAGTAGAGATCAGCATGCGTGCAGCACGCCGGCGTTTCACCCATGAACGCAGATCTGCCGCAGGCGGCGTTAAGCGCAGCGGGTGCACGCGGATCTTCACCGGCCACGGCGTGGGCGGCCCGGGCGGCGCCGGCGGCCCGACGGAAATCCCGGTGCGGCGTGGTGCGGAACGAGGTCAGCACCCCCTGGAACCGCCGCATCTTTGCCGTCCGGACGGCTACCGCGGTTTTCACCCTCATGGAGCGCTTGTCCCGGAAGTTTCCGGATAGTTAGTCAGGGGCGGCGGCCGTGCAGCTTATTCCGTGCCGTTGTCTTGGGCTTCGAGGTGTTTGGCCATGGCTTCGATGGCCTGGTTCCAGCGTGCTGTCAGCGCCTGCCGGCTCAGCGGTTCAAACATGCTGGTCAGTACCTTTTCAACTGCATCGTATGCGGCGTCTCTGGCGCGCTCCTGGGCCGCGGGGCTGTAGTAGTTCATGCCTGTTATTCGACACCGAAGCTTGAAAAGATGTCCTGCCACCGTTGCAGCCCGCCTGTGCAAGGGCCGAAGGTCCCCGTAGCCTGCGACCCTGCCGCCGGGTAAGTTGGAGGACGGCGGACGAAGGTGCCCGCCGCAGCCGGCGTCTGATGCCCGGTGAACCAGGACCGCAAAGGCAAAGGACGAACATGGCAACAGGGACAGTGAAATGGTTCAACTCGGAGAAGGGCTTTGGATTCCTGAGCAATGATGACGGCTCCGCGGATGTGTTTGCCCATTACTCCGCCATCGCCAGCAGCGGATACCGGTCGTTGGAGGAGAACCAGAAAGTCCAGTTTGATGTGGTCCCGGGTCCGAAGGGACCCCAAGCGGAGAACATCCGCCCGCTTTAGAACACACCGGCGCTCTCCTGCCGGCGCGAACGGCCCCGGGGTCACCAGCGGGTCTGATCCGGCGGGAAGGTCTTGAGTCCCGGGCCGGGCACACGCCAGAATGGTTACCGGGGCCGCGGCGCACGGCGGGTACCGGAATCCATGATTCTTTCACCGATGACCGCCGCGCCGGTGCGCGGGTTCCGGACCCTGAACACGTTCCGACCGGAGGAAACAATGAACAGAGCATCCATCGAGGACCTGTGGTCCAGGCTGGATCCGACGACGCAGGAATGGCTGCGGGCCAATCCCGGCAGCGCCATCCTTCCACGGACCGTGACCGAGGCCCTCCTGCAGGCCAGCGGCCGGCACGAGGACCTGGAGGGCACGGATCGAAACGGCCAGCTCCCCCTCTCCGCCCGGGACCGGGCCTTCATCCAGGCCATGGCCGAAGCCGCACCGGCAGGCCACCCCGTGCCCCCGGGAGCGCCGCCGGCCTGAGAACGGATGCCCGGCCGGGCCCGCGCAGGGCCGCCCGCCGGCGGACCCGCCAGCAGGTTCGGTGCCTCCTGCGGGTGACGGTCCGGCTGTTTTTCGCCCGTCGCGGCGCCGCTGACCCTGTGAAGCCGGTGCGTGACCGGGTTTCCGTACCCTCCAACGACCCGATGCTGGGTGTCTTCTTCCCTCGCGGCTGGAGGCGGCATCGACCTGCGGTTCAGTATCTTTGCCTGACTCCGGGATGATCCCGCAGGCCCGGAGGGCGGAAAAGGGGACGCGCGCTCCCTTCCTGCCGGCCCGATACGTCATGAGAGGATGTGATGCAGTTCACGCTGGTGCCGGTATGCTGGAACCGGTCGGGCAGGCGGCCGCCCGTGAATTGTAGAGAGACAGTGTCCATGGCCAGCAAACTCGATGTCACCGTCGCCGTCGACATGGGTTCTGGCACCATTACCGTCACCCCGTCAGGGGCCCTCACGCTCGGCAATGTCCGCGGACTCCTCCCGGTCGCACGGCGGGCAGCACTACTCGCCCCGGGCCACAGCGTCATCCTGGACCTGAGGAAACTGGCCGCCGCCGAGCCGGGCGCCGTGCAAACACTCTGTGCCGCCTGCCCGCCCGACACCCGGATCCTCGCACCGGGCCTTCCTGTCACGGCGCAGGCCACACCCGGCAGATCCCTGCGCCCGGGGACCCCGCGCACCACGGCACCCCAGCCGGCGGCGGCATGAGCACCGGCCGCCCGGATGCGCACGAGTCCGCGTCCTCACGGATCTTCGTTATGTTCCCCCGCTGGCCCCTCGTTCCCTCCGCCGACCTGTACCGGCTCCAGGCCGCGCTCACCCGGTGTGCGGACCTCGAGGACTCCGGCTCCGCCCGGGAACTGCTCCTGCTCGTCACCGATGAACTGGAACGCCGCACCGCGGAACCCGGGCACCTCCCCTCATTGGGTTCATCAGCGGACGACCACGGGCAATAGCAGACCAACGAGGGCCCGGCCCGGGCCTGGCCATCAACGG includes:
- a CDS encoding cold-shock protein, with translation MATGTVKWFNSEKGFGFLSNDDGSADVFAHYSAIASSGYRSLEENQKVQFDVVPGPKGPQAENIRPL
- a CDS encoding lmo0937 family membrane protein, translating into MLLWIAVIIAVLWLLGLLGNIGGGLIHLLLVIAVVVLIFHFIRGRSRT